The proteins below come from a single Candidatus Eremiobacteraceae bacterium genomic window:
- a CDS encoding TldD/PmbA family protein yields the protein MRFEAEAKRALDTATARGADYADVRFGAVHDEHVEVRNGVVSGFADSESFGFSVRVLRGGAWGFASSADISDAEIDRVAAKAVEVADASAKVKGRGISLAPAGKFVDTYRTPFEIDPATVPLEDRVRYLLDVEKEVRAAKGVTVGKASIDVWRNDKTFASTEGSLIEQTILQCGSAVHALAVGNGDAQDRTFPGTCGLYQTGGYEIVRKAKLLENARRIGEEAVALLTADQCPTGDMDVVLSSDQVSLQIHESIGHALELDRVMGWEANFSGTSFATLDKLGTFRYGNDLVNVVCDMTCPLALATHGYDDEGTPARSVDLIRHGVLVGYMAGRDTAHVANVPVGGVVRSEYWGRLPMIRIGNVNLEPGNVPEEQLIGDVRSGIYMESNRSWSIDDKRLNFQFGCEIGYEIKDGKKTRMLKNPTYAGMTPAFWGACDAIGDAKSWVAWGTPNCGKGEPMQTARSSQGSSPARFRGIQVGVGYGD from the coding sequence GTGCGATTCGAGGCTGAGGCGAAGCGGGCGCTCGACACGGCGACCGCGCGAGGCGCGGACTATGCGGACGTCCGATTCGGGGCGGTGCACGACGAACACGTCGAGGTCCGCAACGGCGTCGTGTCCGGCTTTGCGGACAGCGAGAGCTTCGGTTTCTCCGTCAGAGTTTTGCGCGGCGGGGCATGGGGCTTCGCATCGAGCGCCGACATCAGCGATGCCGAGATCGACCGCGTCGCGGCGAAAGCCGTCGAAGTCGCCGACGCGAGCGCCAAGGTGAAGGGCCGCGGCATTTCGCTCGCGCCCGCCGGGAAGTTCGTCGACACGTACCGCACGCCGTTCGAGATAGATCCAGCGACGGTGCCGCTCGAGGATCGCGTCCGCTACCTCCTCGACGTCGAAAAGGAAGTTCGCGCAGCGAAAGGCGTGACCGTCGGCAAAGCCTCGATCGACGTGTGGCGCAACGACAAGACGTTCGCGAGCACCGAGGGCAGCCTGATCGAGCAGACGATCCTCCAATGCGGAAGCGCCGTCCACGCGCTCGCCGTCGGCAACGGCGACGCGCAAGATCGCACCTTCCCCGGCACCTGCGGCCTTTACCAGACCGGCGGCTACGAGATCGTCCGCAAAGCGAAGCTGCTCGAAAACGCCCGCCGTATCGGCGAAGAAGCGGTCGCGCTGCTCACCGCAGACCAATGTCCGACGGGCGACATGGACGTCGTGCTCTCGAGCGACCAAGTATCGCTTCAGATCCACGAGTCGATCGGCCACGCGCTCGAGCTCGACCGCGTCATGGGCTGGGAGGCGAACTTCTCCGGAACATCGTTCGCGACGCTCGACAAGCTCGGCACCTTCCGCTACGGCAACGACCTCGTCAACGTCGTCTGCGACATGACGTGTCCGCTCGCGCTCGCGACGCACGGCTACGACGATGAAGGCACGCCGGCGCGGTCGGTGGATCTCATCCGTCACGGCGTCCTCGTCGGCTACATGGCCGGCCGCGACACGGCGCACGTCGCGAACGTGCCGGTCGGCGGCGTCGTCCGCTCCGAGTACTGGGGCCGCTTGCCGATGATCCGCATCGGGAACGTCAACCTCGAGCCCGGAAACGTTCCCGAAGAGCAGCTGATCGGCGACGTCCGCAGCGGCATCTATATGGAAAGCAATCGCTCGTGGTCGATCGACGACAAGCGGCTCAACTTCCAGTTCGGCTGCGAGATCGGATACGAGATCAAGGACGGCAAGAAGACGCGCATGCTGAAGAACCCGACGTACGCGGGGATGACGCCGGCGTTCTGGGGCGCGTGCGACGCGATCGGCGACGCGAAGAGCTGGGTCGCCTGGGGCACGCCGAACTGCGGCAAAGGCGAGCCGATGCAGACGGCGCGGTCGTCGCAGGGCTCGTCGCCGGCTCGCTTCCGCGGTATCCAAGTCGGAGTCGGATATGGCGATTGA
- a CDS encoding IclR family transcriptional regulator: protein MFTLENGRRTRANASVPAVLKAFRLLDILSESQEPLGVSELARRLAMGKSTVYGLVTTLHDVGAIEAADGAKRYRIGRGLTALAMRSVARQDVRSAARPHLERLAAETEQTTFLGLVGTDSVTILDLVHGRPAMAVSAPVGSSIPLLAGAVGKAVLAAWEPRRRARFIAHTELPRFTPQSVIDRSAYSRAVDEAERRGAALDVDEYVDGMRAAASAVVAQDGRLAAVVWVAGFARHIDDTNLEKIADAVAREARAIGRSL from the coding sequence ATGTTCACGCTGGAGAACGGCCGGCGCACTCGGGCGAACGCTTCCGTGCCCGCCGTGCTCAAGGCATTCCGGCTGCTCGATATCCTGAGCGAATCGCAGGAGCCGCTCGGCGTTTCCGAGCTAGCGCGCCGTCTAGCCATGGGCAAGAGCACCGTCTACGGACTCGTGACGACGCTCCACGACGTCGGCGCGATCGAAGCTGCGGACGGCGCCAAGCGCTACCGGATCGGTCGCGGACTGACCGCTCTGGCTATGCGCTCGGTCGCGCGTCAAGACGTCCGCTCGGCGGCGCGGCCCCACCTCGAGCGGCTTGCGGCCGAGACGGAGCAGACCACATTCCTCGGCCTCGTCGGCACTGACAGCGTGACGATCCTCGATCTCGTGCATGGCCGCCCGGCGATGGCGGTCTCGGCGCCGGTTGGATCCTCGATCCCGCTGCTCGCGGGCGCCGTCGGCAAGGCGGTTTTGGCAGCTTGGGAACCGCGGCGGCGCGCTCGATTCATCGCGCATACCGAGCTTCCTCGATTCACACCGCAGTCGGTCATCGACCGGAGCGCTTACTCACGCGCTGTGGACGAAGCGGAGCGGCGCGGTGCGGCGCTCGACGTCGACGAGTACGTCGACGGCATGCGTGCAGCGGCCTCAGCCGTCGTCGCACAGGATGGCAGATTGGCTGCCGTCGTCTGGGTCGCCGGCTTCGCGCGCCACATCGACGACACCAACCTCGAGAAGATCGCCGACGCGGTCGCCCGCGAAGCGCGCGCGATCGGCCGATCGCTCTGA
- a CDS encoding cystathionine gamma-synthase, producing the protein MDFATKAIHVGQEAEPITGATIVPIFQTSTYTQAAPGVHKGFDYSRTINPTRVALEACLASLENARFGSSFASGMAATSAVMNLLSSGDHAVVTDDLYGGTFRLFDKVFARYGLTFTYVDASDPLNIQRAMQPSTRMVWLESPTNPLLKLADIAEIAAIARAHGALTAVDNTFATPYLQNPLDLGADIVVHSTTKYIGGHSDAVGGFAACNDKAIHDVIKFHQNAVGGVPGPFDCFLTLRGAKTLAIRMREHEHNARALVAYLDGHEDVERLYYPGLVSHPQHDLAKRQMRGFGGMVSFVLRGGSQRAHAFASKTKVFSLAESLGGVESLICHPASMTHGSIPKEVRDERGVTEGLLRLSVGIESQADIIGDVEQAINASRTLAAI; encoded by the coding sequence ATGGATTTCGCGACCAAGGCTATCCACGTCGGACAAGAAGCCGAGCCCATCACCGGCGCGACGATCGTGCCGATCTTCCAGACCTCGACGTACACTCAAGCGGCGCCCGGCGTCCACAAAGGCTTCGACTACTCGCGGACGATCAACCCGACCCGCGTCGCGCTTGAAGCCTGCCTCGCGTCGCTCGAGAACGCGCGCTTCGGGTCGAGCTTCGCGAGCGGCATGGCCGCGACGTCCGCCGTCATGAATCTGTTGTCGTCGGGCGACCATGCGGTCGTCACCGACGATCTCTACGGCGGCACGTTCAGGCTCTTCGATAAGGTCTTCGCGCGCTACGGCCTGACGTTCACGTACGTCGACGCGTCCGATCCGCTCAACATCCAACGAGCCATGCAGCCGTCGACACGGATGGTCTGGCTCGAGTCGCCGACGAACCCGCTGCTCAAGCTGGCCGACATCGCGGAGATCGCGGCGATCGCCCGCGCGCACGGCGCGCTCACGGCGGTCGACAACACGTTCGCGACGCCCTATCTTCAAAATCCGCTCGACCTCGGCGCCGATATCGTCGTCCACTCGACGACGAAATATATCGGCGGCCATTCGGACGCCGTCGGCGGATTCGCCGCCTGCAACGACAAGGCGATCCACGACGTCATCAAGTTCCACCAGAACGCGGTCGGCGGAGTGCCGGGCCCGTTCGATTGCTTCCTGACGCTGCGCGGTGCCAAGACCTTGGCGATCCGGATGCGCGAGCACGAGCACAACGCGCGTGCGCTCGTCGCTTACCTCGACGGCCACGAAGACGTCGAGCGGCTGTACTATCCTGGGCTCGTGTCGCACCCCCAGCACGATCTTGCCAAGCGCCAGATGCGCGGCTTCGGCGGAATGGTCTCGTTCGTGCTGCGCGGCGGATCCCAGCGCGCCCATGCGTTCGCTTCGAAGACGAAGGTGTTCTCGCTCGCTGAAAGCCTCGGCGGCGTCGAGTCGCTCATCTGCCATCCCGCGAGCATGACGCACGGCTCGATTCCGAAAGAGGTCCGCGACGAGCGCGGCGTCACCGAAGGGTTGTTGCGGCTATCGGTCGGCATCGAATCGCAGGCGGATATAATCGGCGACGTCGAACAGGCGATCAACGCGTCGCGAACCCTCGCCGCTATCTGA